CACGTTCTGCAGCGGGTCGCCCGCCACGGCGACCACGTCCGCGAAGCGGCCCGGAGCGAGCGTCCCGACGCGATCCTGCCAGCCCAGCAGCTTCGCGGCGTTGCTGGTGCCCGCCACGATCACCTGCATCGGCGTCATCCCGCCCCACTCGCTCAACAGCGTGAACTCGTGCCCGTTGGTACCGTGCGCGCCCACCCCCGCGTCGGTGCCCAGCGCGATGGGTACCCCCGCCGCCACCGCGATGCGGATCGCGTGGCGCATCGCGGCGCCCGCCGCGCGCGCCTTCTCGGCGCGCAGGCCGGTGAGCACGCCGCGGTCGGCGGCGCGCCCCGCCGTCTCGCCCGCGCTCAGGGTCGGCACCAGGAAGGTGCCGTGTTGCGCCATCATGCGCGCCCCCTCCTCGTCCAGGAAGGAGCCGTGCTCCACCGAGTTCACCCCCGCCAGCACCGAGAGCCGGATCCCCTCGGCCCCATGGGCGTGCGCGGCGACCGGCCGGTCCAGGCGGTGCGCCTCGGTGACGAGCGCGGTCATCTCCTCCAGCGTGTATTGGCTGGCGCCCACGGCATCGCCCTCACTCAGCACGCCGCCGGTCGCGCAGGTCTTGATCACGTCGGCGCCGTACTTGGCCTGGTAGCGCACGCTGGCGCGGATCTGGTCCGGCCCGTCGGCGATGCCGGTGCGGTAGTCGCCGTCCATCAGCCCCGGCCGGAAGCCGTTCTCGTCGCAGTGCCCGCCGGTGATGCCGATGGAGTGGCCGGCGTTCTCCATGCGCGGCCCCACCACGAAGCCCTGGTCCACCGCGCGCCGCAGCGCCATGTCGTCGAAGTTGGGCGCGCCCACGTTGCGGATGCTGGTGAAGCCCGCCATCAGCGTCTTGCGCGCGTTCTCCACCCCGATGATCGCCGCCATCCCCTCGAAGTCGCGCACCGCCGCGTCGTCCCCGTCGGGGTCGCCCAGCGTGCGGCCGATGATGTGGGTGTGCGCGTCGATGAAGCCGGGAAGCAGCGTGGCATCGCCCAGGTCCACCACGCGCGCGCCGGCCGGGATCTGCACGCTCCCCGCCGCGCCGGCCGCCACGATCCGGTCGTCGGTGACCACCACCACGCCGTTACGCACGGGCGCCGCGCCGGTGCCGTCGATGAGGCGGGCCGCGCGCAGGACCACGGTGCCGCTGCCCTTCACGGGGTAGTTGCTGCGGAAAGCCGGCGTCGGCGTCTGCGCCTGCACGTGCGCGGACACGAGCAGGCACGCGGAGAGCGCCGCGGCGTAGCGGGTGCGAGTCACGGGTTCACCTGGAGCGTGGGGTGGGGATGCCGGCAGGGCTGAGCGCCCGCGGCGGCCTGCGGTTCCCGACATGATAAGCGCTCGCCGCCCGCCGGGAAATGCTCCCCGCGTCCACCTCTCGCCATCGGACGAAGCACGCCGAAGAGTGCTGCGGGGGGCATTCATGGAAAGCGTATCGGTAGATGCGCTCCCACGGGCGAGACGACGCGGGATGACCGGGAGATGGGAAGCCGCCGACGCCTCGTCTCCCGCACCCGGAACGCCTCGGCGGATGCGGGAGTGTGCGGATCAGCGCACGACGGGCGTGAACCAGGCGCGCGTGAGGGCGATGATTAGCATCACCGCCAGCAGCAGCACGAAGAGGCCGACGGTGCCGTACAGGCAGCCCCGCAGCCCGCAGCCGCCGGGCGGCTCCGGCAGCACGCCGGGCTCGGGCAGCGGCTTGAACTCGGTCTCCGCCGCGTCGGGAGCGTCGGGAGAGTCTTCGGGGGGCGGGGCGTGGTCGGCCATCGATGCGGATCGGCGCGGGGCGCGGTAGGCGGAACGAGAGCGGCAGCAACCCGGACGGGCGCCGCCGCTTTGAATCTACCGTGGGACGTGCATCTCCGGCTACGCGCCCAGCCGCGCGATCTCGTCGGACTCCAGGATGCGCACCCCCGGCCCCGCATCCTTCGCCAGCCGCACCATCGCGCGGGCGACCGTGGCGCCTTCGATGCCGCGGTACTTCCGCAGCGGGCCGACGAGCAGCGGGCCGACGACGGACATCACGCGCTTGCCCGTCTCCTCGCCCGCCCGCCGCTCCGCGCGCTCGCCCAGCAGCAGCGACGGACGGAGGATGACGGCGCTCTCGAACGGCATCGCCCGCACCGCATCTTCCACCTCGCCTTTCACGCGGTTGTAGAAGATGCGCGACCGCGCGTTCGCACCCATCGCCGTGACGATCAGGAACTGCCGCGCCCCGTTCGCCGCCGCCATCCGCGCCGTCTCCACCGGATACGCGAAGTCCACACGCCGGAACGCCTCCTGCGAGCCCGCCGCGCGGATCGTCGTTCCCAGGCAGCAGAACACGTCCTCCGCCGCCACATCGCCGGCCGTCGCCCCAAGCCGGTCGAAGTCCACCACTCGCGCGTCTAGCTTTGCGTGCGTGCGCCCCAGCGGGCGACGCGTGAGCGCGATCACGCGTGCGTACGACGCATCCGCGAGCAGCAGGTCCAGGCAGTGCCCGCCCACGAGCCCCGTCGCGCCCACCAGCAGCGCCACCCGGCCGCCCAAGCCGCCGTCCATCCCGGCCGACGAGGAGCCGGCTTCGGCGCTCAAGGCGTGGTGCCCGACAGGTACTCCGGCGGGATGCGCAGCGTGGGCGACTCGCGCTCCACCAGCAGGTTGGCGATCCACCAGCGGCCGTCGTGCTTCACGAGCTGCATGGCGTCGATGCCGCGCTCCACGGCCGGGCCTGCCGCCGTCCCGCGCGCCTCGTACGTGCTGAACACCTGCACGATGCTGCCGAACCGCTGCGACCGCCGCGCCACCTCGCGCTCCCACCACGCGTGCGACATCAGGTACGGGCCGTTCGTGGCGATGAACGTCTCCACCGGCACCTCGCGGAAGGTGACCGCGCCGTCCGCGCCGGTCACGGAGAAGACGATCTTGGCACCGGGCGTCACCAGCGACCGTAGCCGGTTCCAGTCGCGCGGCCCCGCTGGCCCGGAGATCAGGTCGTACTGCGCGGCCACGATCGCATCTTCCGATGCCACGTCCACCGCCCTCGCCGCAACCCGCCCCGTGTCGCGCGCCGCGGTCGACGCTGCACCGCCCGTCTGCGCACGAGCCGTGGCAGGAGCGGAGGCGAAGAACCACGCCAAGGCCGCGCAGATGCCCATCCACCGCCGTAAGCTCGTCATTGGTCTTTCGGGGTTCGGGAGATGCGCGGCGGACCCGCCGGTCAGGGCGCCGCGTCGAGCACGGAAAGGTAGCCGCTGCTTGCGTACTC
The sequence above is a segment of the Longimicrobiaceae bacterium genome. Coding sequences within it:
- a CDS encoding amidohydrolase family protein, whose translation is MTRTRYAAALSACLLVSAHVQAQTPTPAFRSNYPVKGSGTVVLRAARLIDGTGAAPVRNGVVVVTDDRIVAAGAAGSVQIPAGARVVDLGDATLLPGFIDAHTHIIGRTLGDPDGDDAAVRDFEGMAAIIGVENARKTLMAGFTSIRNVGAPNFDDMALRRAVDQGFVVGPRMENAGHSIGITGGHCDENGFRPGLMDGDYRTGIADGPDQIRASVRYQAKYGADVIKTCATGGVLSEGDAVGASQYTLEEMTALVTEAHRLDRPVAAHAHGAEGIRLSVLAGVNSVEHGSFLDEEGARMMAQHGTFLVPTLSAGETAGRAADRGVLTGLRAEKARAAGAAMRHAIRIAVAAGVPIALGTDAGVGAHGTNGHEFTLLSEWGGMTPMQVIVAGTSNAAKLLGWQDRVGTLAPGRFADVVAVAGDPLQNV
- a CDS encoding oxidoreductase encodes the protein MSAEAGSSSAGMDGGLGGRVALLVGATGLVGGHCLDLLLADASYARVIALTRRPLGRTHAKLDARVVDFDRLGATAGDVAAEDVFCCLGTTIRAAGSQEAFRRVDFAYPVETARMAAANGARQFLIVTAMGANARSRIFYNRVKGEVEDAVRAMPFESAVILRPSLLLGERAERRAGEETGKRVMSVVGPLLVGPLRKYRGIEGATVARAMVRLAKDAGPGVRILESDEIARLGA